One genomic region from Phragmites australis chromosome 1, lpPhrAust1.1, whole genome shotgun sequence encodes:
- the LOC133887069 gene encoding aquaporin TIP4-4-like — MSVSSSYTRASNSQRTPSGSAVTHQTLPHSPQAHQQAARPDMAKFALGHHREAAEAGCVRAVLAELILTFLFVFAGVGSAMATGKLAGGADSIVGLTAVALAHTLVVAVMVSAGLHVSGGHINPAVTLGLAVSGRITLFRSALYILAQLVGSTLACLLLTFVTGGVSTPVHALAAGVGAARGVVLEAVLTFSLLFTVYATVVDQRRAVGCMGPLLVGLVVGANVLAGGPFSGASMNPARSFGPALAAGIWAEHWVYWVGPLIGGPLAGLVYEDLFMGPAAHEPLPRDDTDF, encoded by the exons ATGAGCGTCAGCAGCTCCTACACTCGAGCATCCAACTCCCAACGAACTCCCTCAGGATCAGCAGTGACACATCAGACTCTCCCACACAGTCCACAGGCGCACCAACAAGCAGCTAGACCAGACATGGCAAAGTTCGCTCTGGGGCACCACCGCGAGGCCGCCGAGGCCGGCTGCGTCCGCGCCGTGCTCGCCGAGCTCATCCTCACCTTTCTCTTCGTCTTTGCCGGCGTCGGCTCCGCCATGGCCACAG GCAAGCTGGCCGGCGGCGCGGACTCAATCGTGGGCCTGACGGCTGTGGCGCTGGCGCACACGCTGGTTGTGGCGGTCATGGTGTCCGCGGGGCTCCACGTCTCCGGCGGCCACATCAACCCGGCCGTGACGCTCGGCCTCGCCGTCAGCGGCCGCATCACCCTCTTCCGCTCCGCGCTCTACATCCTCGCCCAGCTGGTCGGCTCCACCCTCGCCTGCCTCCTCCTCACCTTCGTCACTGGCGGCGTGTCGACGCCCGTGCACGCGCTGGCGGCGGGGGTGGGCGCGGCGCGCGGGGTGGTCTTGGAGGCGGTCCTCACCTTCTCGCTGCTCTTCACGGTGTACGCCACCGTCGTGGACCAGCGGCGCGCCGTGGGGTGCATGGGCCCGCTGCTGGTGGGCCTGGTGGTCGGCGCCAACGTGCTGGCCGGCGGGCCCTTCTCCGGCGCGTCCATGAACCCGGCGCGCTCGTTCGGACCGGCGCTCGCGGCCGGAATCTGGGCCGAACACTGGGTGTACTGGGTCGGGCCTCTTATAGGTGGGCCTCTAGCCGGTCTGGTCTACGAGGACCTGTTCATGGGCCCGGCCGCCCACGAGCCGCTTCCCAGGGATGACACCGACTTTTAA
- the LOC133930426 gene encoding protein JINGUBANG-like, giving the protein MEFGRRKSFSFFEEDRKARPGAHTPVHQYYARARSPTLEAAEPARLSMSSVPGVEVPMAGPTGGCSPWVQSPLHGRLRFPPSPAAIYHCLAALHRLDGDVHALAVARGVLFTASDSGRVRAWAAPGCFNRGYLDVGRGRVPALAACGGTLVTSHSRDHHVRVWTVCAAAVCDHIRAKKAATLPAKGGLSLLPFGKKRPHHHRDTVSCLVIHAVAGLLYTGSHDHTVKVWKLSDGSCVDSFVAHDESINAMVVNEADGCIFTGSADGTVKMWRRVYGGTTHALIIVLRSELSPVNALTLCHAASGATRRCFLYAGSSDGYVNVWDKEATAGRPVHAGYLKGHRLAVFCLASGCGGRVVVSGSEDATMRVWRREGKGGGASHTCLAVIEGHRGPVRCLAVGGGEAGEVEGGMVVYSAGLDKSVKVWRIRVVGKEEEDDEEDDDGEEDAEAEMMAGKVDGDAIRDDVEDNEEELVGPTPVLSPVWVEKRRHTSRG; this is encoded by the coding sequence ATGGAGTTTGGCCGCCGCAAGAGCTTCAGCTTCTTCGAGGAGGACCGCAAGGCGCGGCCCGGGGCGCACACGCCGGTGCACCAGTACTACGCGCGCGCCCGGTCGCCGACGCTCGAGGCGGCCGAGCCCGCGCGGCTGAGCATGTCGTCGGTGCCCGGCGTGGAGGTGCCCATGGCCGGGCCGACGGGCGGGTGCTCGCCGTGGGTGCAGTCGCCGCTCCACGGCCGGCTCAGGTTCCCGCCCTCGCCCGCCGCGATCTACCACTGCCTCGCCGCGCTTCATCGGCTGGACGGCGACGTGCACGCGCTCGCAGTCGCCCGCGGAGTGCTGTTCACGGCTTCCGACAGCGGGCGGGTCCGCGCGTGGGCGGCGCCCGGGTGCTTCAACCGCGGGTACCTCGACGTGGGTCGCGGCCGCGTGCCCGCGCTCGCCGCGTGCGGGGGCACGCTCGTCACGTCCCACAGCCGCGACCACCACGTTCGGGTGTGGACGGTGTGCGCCGCCGCTGTGTGCGACCACATCCgcgccaagaaggcggccacgCTCCCGGCCAAGGGCGGCCTCTCGCTCCTCCCCTTTGGCAAGAAGCGGCCGCACCACCACCGCGACACCGTCTCCTGCCTCGTGATCCACGCCGTCGCAGGCCTCCTCTACACCGGCTCCCACGACCACACCGTCAAGGTGTGGAAGCTCTCCGACGGCAGCTGCGTCGACTCCTTCGTCGCCCATGACGAGTCCATCAACGCCATGGTCGTCAACGAGGCCGACGGCTGCATCTTCACGGGCTCTGCCGACGGCACCGTCAAGATGTGGCGCCGCGTCTACGGCGGCACCACGCACGCTCTCATCATCGTGCTCCGCTCCGAGCTGTCCCCGGTCAACGCGCTGACACTGTGCCACGCGGCGTCCGGCGCCACGCGGCGGTGCTTCCTCTACGCCGGCTCGTCGGACGGCTACGTGAACGTGTGGGACAAGGAGGCCACAGCGGGGCGGCCAGTGCACGCGGGCTACCTCAAGGGCCACCGGCTCGCGGTGTTCTGCCTGGCCTCCGGCTGCGGCGGGCGAGTGGTGGTGAGCGGATCGGAGGACGCGACGATGCGCGTGTGGAGGCGGGAGGGGAAGGGCGGCGGCGCGTCGCACACGTGCCTGGCGGTGATCGAGGGGCACAGGGGGCCGGTGCGGTGCCTGGCGGTGGGCGGTGGCGAGGCTGGGGAGGTGGAGGGTGGCATGGTGGTGTACAGCGCCGGGCTGGACAAGAGCGTGAAGGTGTGGAGGATACGGGtggtggggaaggaggaggaggatgatgaggaagacGACGATGGCGAGGAGGATGCCGAGGCCGAGATGATGGCAGGGAAGGTGGACGGAGATGCCATCAGAGACGACGTGGAGGACAACGAGGAGGAGTTGGTGGGGCCGACGCCGGTGCTGTCGCCGGTGTGGGTGGAGAAGCGGCGGCATACGAGTCGTGGGTGA